One window of the Diospyros lotus cultivar Yz01 chromosome 12, ASM1463336v1, whole genome shotgun sequence genome contains the following:
- the LOC127787449 gene encoding protein DUF642 L-GALACTONO-1,4-LACTONE-RESPONSIVE GENE 2-like translates to MRMAVLSSVLLAFCFQFTAFAFAAPPVLEGLLPNGNFEEAPSKANLKKTLIQGKHSLPKWVIKGRVEYISGGPQPGGMYFAVNHGVHAVRLGNEASISQTIPVKKGALYALTFGASRTCAQDEVLRVSVPPQVGDLPLQTLYSSNGGDTYAWGFRAASDLATVIFHNTGVQEDPSCGPLLDAVAIKELFPPRPARGNLVRNEGFEEGPHRLLNSSNGVLLPPKQEDLTSPLPGWIIESLKAVKFIDKRHFNVPFGVAAIELVSGRESAIAQVIRTVPNQIYKLSFALGDAKNGCHGSMMVEAFAGNATVKAPFESQGLGKFKTASLKFKALSIRTRLTFFSSYYHTSAHDMGALCGPVLDQVEVFRIA, encoded by the exons ATGAGAATGGCTGTGCTGAGCTCGGTTCTTCTTGCTTTCTGCTTCCAGTTCACTGCATTTGCTTTTGCAGCGCCGCCTGTTCTTGAAG GGCTGCTCCCAAATGGCAACTTCGAAGAGGCACCTAGCAAAGCCAACCTCAAGAAGACGCTGATCCAAGGAAAACACTCCCTCCCCAAATGGGTAATCAAGGGCCGGGTCGAGTATATCTCCGGCGGTCCGCAGCCCGGCGGAATGTACTTCGCCGTCAACCATGGCGTCCACGCCGTCCGGCTGGGCAACGAGGCCTCCATCTCCCAGACAATCCCCGTCAAAAAAGGTGCTCTCTACGCCCTCACGTTCGGCGCATCGAGGACTTGCGCCCAAGACGAGGTTCTCCGAGTCTCCGTCCCGCCGCAGGTCGGCGACCTGCCCCTCCAAACTCTCTACAGCAGCAACGGCGGCGACACCTACGCCTGGGGCTTCCGAGCGGCCTCTGATCTCGCCACCGTCATCTTCCACAACACCGGCGTTCAGGAGGATCCCAGCTGCGGCCCCCTCCTCGACGCCGTCGCCATCAAAGAGCTCTTCCCTCCGAGACCCGCTCGAG GCAATTTGGTGAGAAACGAGGGTTTCGAGGAGGGGCCGCACCGGCTGCTTAACAGCTCGAACGGCGTTCTGCTGCCGCCGAAGCAGGAAGATCTGACCTCCCCTCTCCCCGGCTGGATCATCGAATCCCTAAAGGCGGTGAAGTTCATCGACAAGAGGCACTTCAACGTGCCGTTCGGCGTGGCGGCGATTGAACTGGTCTCGGGGAGGGAGAGCGCCATCGCGCAGGTGATCAGAACGGTCCCGAACCAGATCTATAAGCTGAGCTTCGCCCTCGGAGACGCGAAGAACGGCTGCCACGGATCGATGATGGTGGAGGCGTTCGCCGGAAACGCGACGGTAAAGGCGCCCTTCGAGTCGCAGGGACTGGGGAAATTCAAGACGGCGAGCCTCAAGTTCAAAGCCCTTTCCATCCGGACAAGGCTCACCTTCTTCAGCTCGTACTATCACACCAGCGCTCACGACATGGGAGCTCTGTGCGGACCTGTTCTGGATCAAGTTGAGGTCTTCCGTATCGCATAA